From the genome of bacterium, one region includes:
- a CDS encoding YifB family Mg chelatase-like AAA ATPase produces the protein MFSEVITAALLGVDAYRVRSECHLENASERSTVVVGLPDNAVKEARERIAAAIKNSGYAMPLRKVTLNLAPANIRKEGSSFDLPMALGILAASGQLVPDALRDVAVVGELALDGHVRPVRGVLPVAHAMAREGVARMIVPDGNAREAALIPDVSVYPVGTLRDAVDFLNGQLPIARFTVDHQQLFDESREPVGDFSDVRGQASVKRALEIAAAGAHNVLMIGPPGSGKTMLAKRLPGILPEFSLDEALETTRVHSVAGLLRDGQAIVANRPFRSPHHTVSDAGLIGGGMIPRPGEVSLAHHGVLFLDELPEFHKNVLEVMRQPLEDGVVTLSRAAITLSYPAQFMLVAAMNPCPCGFATDADRECKCTPEQIRRYVSRISGPLLDRIDLHVEVPRVTWNELSAPAAQDDTKHIRSRVELARRKQRERYEKYRSNLYANAQMNNKEIEQFAPIDSHSLELLRQVVESMGLSARAYHRIRKVARTIADLGGCEEIELHHVTEAVQYRSLDRLGELVT, from the coding sequence ATGTTCTCCGAGGTGATCACAGCGGCGTTACTGGGGGTGGATGCATATCGCGTCCGCTCGGAGTGTCATCTCGAAAACGCCTCCGAACGCTCCACAGTAGTCGTCGGTCTGCCTGACAATGCCGTGAAAGAAGCGCGGGAACGCATCGCCGCGGCGATTAAGAACTCCGGCTACGCGATGCCATTGCGCAAGGTCACCCTAAACCTTGCCCCGGCTAATATTCGCAAAGAGGGCAGCAGTTTCGACCTGCCGATGGCGCTGGGCATCTTGGCCGCATCCGGGCAACTGGTCCCCGATGCGTTGCGGGATGTCGCGGTAGTTGGCGAATTAGCGCTCGACGGCCATGTCCGTCCCGTGCGCGGGGTTCTGCCTGTGGCGCATGCCATGGCTCGCGAGGGCGTAGCGCGGATGATTGTGCCCGACGGCAACGCCCGCGAAGCCGCGCTGATTCCCGACGTGTCTGTCTATCCGGTTGGCACGTTGCGTGACGCCGTGGACTTTCTCAATGGCCAGTTGCCGATTGCGCGCTTCACAGTAGACCACCAACAATTGTTTGATGAGTCGCGCGAGCCCGTCGGTGACTTTTCAGACGTGCGCGGGCAGGCTTCGGTCAAACGCGCGCTCGAGATTGCAGCGGCCGGTGCGCACAACGTCTTGATGATCGGCCCGCCGGGTTCTGGGAAAACGATGTTGGCCAAGCGTCTGCCCGGGATTCTCCCGGAATTCAGTCTGGACGAAGCGCTCGAAACGACTCGCGTCCATTCGGTCGCGGGCCTGCTCCGGGATGGCCAGGCCATCGTAGCCAATCGGCCATTCCGTTCGCCGCATCATACGGTTTCCGATGCCGGGTTGATCGGCGGCGGCATGATTCCGCGACCGGGCGAAGTTTCACTCGCGCATCATGGCGTGCTGTTCTTAGACGAACTCCCCGAGTTCCACAAGAACGTACTGGAAGTTATGCGGCAGCCGCTCGAGGACGGTGTCGTCACGCTGTCCCGCGCGGCAATTACGCTCTCGTACCCCGCGCAGTTCATGCTCGTCGCGGCCATGAATCCCTGTCCTTGCGGTTTTGCAACAGACGCGGATCGTGAGTGTAAATGCACGCCCGAGCAGATTCGCCGCTACGTATCGCGCATTTCCGGACCGCTTCTGGATCGCATTGATCTTCACGTTGAGGTCCCGCGCGTCACGTGGAATGAGTTGTCGGCGCCTGCCGCGCAAGATGACACGAAGCATATTCGCAGTCGCGTGGAACTCGCCCGCCGCAAACAGCGCGAACGCTACGAGAAATACCGCTCGAATCTCTACGCCAACGCGCAAATGAACAATAAAGAGATCGAGCAGTTCGCGCCGATTGACAGCCACAGCCTGGAGCTGCTGCGACAGGTTGTCGAGAGCATGGGCCTCTCCGCGCGCGCCTATCATCGTATTCGAAAGGTCGCTCGCACCATCGCGGATCTGGGCGGCTGCGAAGAAATCGAACTGCACCACGTCACGGAGGCCGTGCAGTACCGCTCATTAGACCGCTTAGGTGAATTGGTCACATGA
- a CDS encoding N-acetyltransferase translates to MLTRFLKFPWQVQGSDPHWVPPLLFDQRNLFSPKHPFHQHAVVKSFLAVDDRDCVTGRICAIVNRAHNEFWKDRVGFFGFFECVRDQEVAHALIEAAASFLRDQGMDVMRGPMNFSTNEECGLLVDGFDTPPAVMMTHNPPYYADLIQAEGFAKEKDLLAYEMHEGELSERVRTIGRKLEERLAIRFRTFNAKDFRGEVERFKLVYNSAWEENWGFVPMTDAEIDVMAAGLKTVLDARLIQFAETDDGRTVGFILGLPDLNVIFKKLNGKLFPFGIIRLLLNKHKTGRARILAMGVLPEFRKKGIDTVLYLRAYEAGTSVGYGWGEFSWVLEDNEMMNSAAQSMGSKPYKRWRIYDRKL, encoded by the coding sequence ATGCTGACCCGCTTTCTCAAGTTTCCCTGGCAAGTACAGGGTAGCGATCCGCACTGGGTGCCGCCACTACTTTTCGATCAGCGGAACCTGTTCTCCCCCAAACATCCTTTTCATCAACACGCGGTTGTCAAGAGCTTTTTGGCCGTTGATGACCGCGATTGTGTAACAGGGCGTATCTGTGCGATCGTCAATCGCGCGCACAACGAGTTTTGGAAGGACCGTGTCGGTTTCTTCGGCTTCTTTGAATGTGTTCGCGACCAGGAAGTGGCGCATGCGTTGATCGAGGCCGCTGCCTCGTTCCTGCGGGACCAGGGCATGGATGTGATGCGTGGCCCGATGAACTTCTCGACGAATGAAGAGTGCGGTCTGCTCGTGGACGGCTTTGACACACCGCCCGCCGTGATGATGACGCACAATCCGCCGTACTACGCGGATCTGATTCAGGCGGAGGGTTTTGCCAAAGAAAAGGACCTGCTCGCCTACGAAATGCACGAAGGTGAGCTGTCCGAGCGCGTGCGGACAATCGGTCGCAAGTTGGAAGAACGGTTGGCGATTCGCTTCCGGACCTTCAATGCCAAGGATTTTCGCGGCGAAGTGGAGCGGTTCAAACTCGTCTACAATTCCGCCTGGGAAGAGAACTGGGGTTTTGTGCCCATGACCGACGCCGAGATTGATGTGATGGCTGCGGGCCTGAAGACGGTTCTCGACGCGCGTCTGATTCAATTCGCGGAGACGGACGACGGTCGCACCGTCGGGTTCATTCTTGGACTGCCGGACCTGAATGTGATATTCAAGAAGCTCAACGGCAAGCTCTTTCCGTTCGGCATCATCAGGCTCTTGCTGAATAAGCACAAGACGGGCCGCGCGCGCATTTTGGCCATGGGCGTTCTGCCGGAGTTCCGCAAGAAGGGCATTGACACCGTGCTGTACTTGCGCGCCTACGAAGCCGGCACATCGGTCGGCTATGGCTGGGGCGAGTTTTCGTGGGTGCTGGAAGATAACGAGATGATGAACAGCGCCGCGCAATCCATGGGTTCCAAACCCTATAAGCGGTGGCGCATATATGACCGAAAGTTGTAG
- a CDS encoding pyridoxal phosphate-dependent aminotransferase family protein, with protein sequence MAAGIYPYFRAIETDQDAVVKIDGRDILMLGSNNYLGLTNHPKVKEAAQQAVRDFGAGCAGSRFLNGTLSIHRECEERLAEFLRKPSVLLFTTGYQANLGAIATLVTRNTWLIADALSHASIIDATRLSFGRIAKFRHNDMADLERLLRVHQGKDVIVITEGVFSMEGDTCDLPAVVKLCQKYNVDLILDDAHGVGVYGPHGDGTAGHFGLTDETDVIVGTFSKSLAAIGGFVAASEDIIHFLKHHARALIFSASPPPATVGAVLAALKIIDEEPERRVQLWSNANYLRNGLRNLGLDTGHSNTPIIPVVVGDAVNSFKVCKMMQDEGIFINPVVPPAVQPGQSLIRFSVMSTHTHAQLDFALDKIAKISKIIPFRAEATHSDSHSSGSGSGDADPLSQVSLASTG encoded by the coding sequence ATGGCGGCGGGAATATATCCCTACTTCCGCGCGATTGAAACGGACCAGGATGCCGTTGTCAAAATTGACGGCCGCGATATTCTCATGCTCGGTTCAAATAACTACCTGGGCCTGACCAATCATCCGAAAGTAAAGGAAGCGGCGCAGCAGGCAGTGCGCGATTTCGGCGCGGGTTGCGCGGGTTCCCGATTCCTCAACGGGACGCTGAGTATTCACCGTGAATGCGAAGAACGACTCGCGGAATTCTTGCGCAAGCCCTCGGTGCTGCTGTTCACGACAGGCTACCAGGCCAACCTTGGAGCAATCGCGACGCTGGTGACGCGGAATACGTGGTTGATCGCGGACGCCCTTTCGCACGCTTCAATCATTGACGCGACACGGCTATCCTTTGGCAGAATCGCCAAGTTCCGGCATAACGACATGGCCGATCTTGAGCGACTGTTGCGGGTTCACCAGGGCAAGGATGTTATCGTAATCACGGAAGGCGTATTCTCGATGGAGGGCGATACCTGTGATCTGCCTGCTGTCGTGAAGTTGTGCCAGAAGTACAACGTTGATTTGATTCTTGACGACGCCCACGGCGTCGGCGTATATGGCCCCCACGGCGACGGCACAGCCGGGCATTTCGGACTGACCGACGAGACCGACGTGATCGTGGGCACCTTCTCGAAGTCGCTGGCCGCCATTGGCGGTTTTGTGGCCGCTTCGGAAGATATCATTCACTTCCTGAAACACCATGCGCGCGCCTTGATCTTCTCGGCGAGTCCGCCGCCGGCGACAGTCGGCGCGGTCTTGGCAGCACTGAAGATCATTGATGAAGAACCTGAGCGCCGTGTTCAGTTGTGGAGCAACGCAAACTACTTGCGCAACGGACTCAGGAATCTGGGTCTCGATACGGGTCATAGCAACACGCCGATCATACCGGTTGTGGTTGGTGACGCGGTGAATTCGTTCAAGGTCTGCAAGATGATGCAGGATGAGGGTATCTTCATCAATCCGGTTGTGCCGCCTGCGGTGCAGCCCGGCCAGAGCCTGATTCGCTTCTCGGTCATGTCCACGCATACTCATGCGCAGCTCGATTTCGCGCTGGACAAGATCGCCAAGATATCCAAGATCATTCCATTCCGCGCGGAGGCCACTCATTCCGATTCGCATAGTTCCGGTTCAGGATCCGGTGATGCTGACCCGCTTTCTCAAGTTTCCCTGGCAAGTACAGGGTAG
- the purL gene encoding phosphoribosylformylglycinamidine synthase subunit PurL: protein MTIAYPPVTLDTALAHGLTADEYEHIQRILNRVPTFVELGIFSAMWSEHCSYKNSIRELKRLPRTGKRVLVEAGEENAGLIDIGDGMAVCFKIESHNHPSAIEPFQGAATGVGGILRDIFSMGARPIAALNSLRFGDPSHPRTAQLLDGVVRGISHYGNCFGVPTVAGEVYFDASYNENPLVNAMAVGVVEVNKIITGAAKGVGNPVFVVGSATGRDGIHGASFASEDLSESSKEKRPSVQIGDPFKEKLLLEATLELAGTDALVGVQDMGAAGICCSCSETPARGNTGIVLDVNKVSRREKGMNAYEICLSESQERMLVVLERGKEHHAHEIFGKWDLHADLVGYVTDDLDFTIIEDGVEVGRIPAASLVLGGGAPQNVREHERPESLDPLLSFDPTHLPDPSDWNDALVALLGAPNICSRRMVFEQYDHTIGASTAQGGGRTDAGVVRVPGTNKGLALSVDCNSRYVSVDPRRGTALAVFEGARNVACTGAVPVGITNCLNFANPMKPQNYFFFHEAITGMSDACTALDIPVTGGNVSFYNESPAGPVRPTPVIGMVGVIDDVSKHVGISFRSEGDFIALLGEIGPDLGCSEYLATMHGVTAGAPPRLDIENHVKLIRLLPELARQRVIASAHDISEGGLAVTVAESCMAGNIGCLLTFPWKQRVVDTLFAETAGCVVVSVEHDNWPKLKELCQLMEVPLQMLGRVGGELIVINDWITLPLSLASEIYDHSLSTRLGR, encoded by the coding sequence ATGACGATTGCCTATCCGCCCGTAACTTTGGACACCGCACTGGCGCACGGCCTGACGGCCGACGAGTACGAGCATATTCAACGAATTTTGAATCGCGTGCCGACGTTTGTCGAGCTGGGAATATTCTCCGCGATGTGGTCCGAGCATTGTTCGTATAAGAACTCGATTCGCGAACTCAAGCGCCTCCCGCGCACGGGCAAGCGTGTACTGGTGGAAGCGGGTGAAGAGAATGCGGGGCTGATTGACATTGGCGACGGCATGGCCGTCTGTTTCAAAATTGAGAGCCACAATCATCCATCGGCGATCGAGCCGTTTCAGGGCGCGGCGACGGGTGTAGGCGGCATTCTGCGCGACATTTTCTCGATGGGCGCGCGCCCTATCGCGGCCTTGAACTCATTGCGATTCGGCGATCCCTCTCATCCGCGCACCGCGCAATTGCTCGACGGAGTCGTGCGTGGAATCAGCCACTATGGGAATTGTTTCGGCGTTCCGACGGTCGCGGGCGAGGTCTATTTTGATGCATCCTACAACGAGAATCCTCTGGTCAACGCGATGGCAGTCGGAGTCGTTGAAGTGAATAAGATCATTACGGGCGCGGCCAAAGGCGTTGGGAATCCCGTGTTCGTTGTAGGTTCCGCGACTGGACGCGACGGCATCCACGGCGCATCGTTTGCTTCAGAAGACCTGTCCGAGTCCTCGAAGGAGAAGCGCCCGTCGGTGCAGATCGGCGACCCCTTCAAGGAAAAGCTCCTGCTCGAAGCAACGCTTGAATTGGCCGGAACGGATGCGTTAGTTGGTGTGCAGGACATGGGCGCCGCAGGAATTTGCTGTTCCTGCAGCGAGACGCCGGCGCGTGGGAACACCGGCATAGTGCTCGACGTGAACAAGGTGTCGCGCCGCGAAAAAGGCATGAACGCCTACGAAATCTGCCTATCAGAGTCGCAGGAACGGATGTTGGTCGTGCTGGAACGCGGCAAAGAGCATCATGCGCATGAAATATTCGGGAAATGGGACCTGCACGCCGATCTGGTGGGTTACGTAACTGACGACCTCGATTTTACAATTATCGAAGACGGTGTGGAGGTCGGGCGTATTCCCGCGGCATCACTCGTGTTAGGCGGCGGCGCCCCGCAGAACGTGCGCGAGCATGAGCGTCCTGAGTCGCTGGACCCGCTTTTGTCGTTTGATCCAACGCATCTGCCCGATCCGTCGGATTGGAACGACGCACTCGTGGCCTTGCTTGGTGCACCGAACATTTGCAGTCGCAGAATGGTCTTTGAGCAGTACGATCATACTATTGGAGCATCCACGGCGCAGGGTGGCGGGCGCACCGACGCCGGTGTGGTGCGGGTACCAGGCACGAACAAGGGTCTGGCACTGTCCGTGGACTGCAACTCTCGTTATGTCTCGGTGGACCCGCGGCGCGGAACCGCTCTCGCAGTATTCGAAGGTGCCCGGAATGTCGCGTGTACGGGTGCGGTTCCCGTTGGCATTACCAACTGCTTGAATTTCGCCAATCCGATGAAGCCGCAGAATTACTTCTTCTTCCACGAAGCCATCACCGGGATGTCTGACGCCTGCACGGCCCTGGATATCCCTGTCACCGGCGGTAATGTGTCCTTTTACAATGAGTCTCCCGCTGGCCCGGTCCGCCCGACTCCTGTGATCGGCATGGTTGGCGTGATTGACGATGTTAGCAAGCATGTCGGGATTTCATTTCGCAGCGAAGGGGATTTCATCGCACTGTTAGGCGAAATCGGACCTGACTTGGGCTGCAGTGAATATCTGGCCACAATGCACGGCGTCACGGCAGGAGCCCCTCCGCGCCTTGATATTGAAAACCATGTCAAACTGATACGCCTTCTGCCCGAGCTCGCGCGGCAACGAGTGATCGCTTCGGCCCACGACATTTCGGAAGGCGGGCTGGCGGTGACAGTTGCCGAGTCATGCATGGCCGGGAACATTGGCTGTTTGTTGACGTTTCCATGGAAACAGCGGGTCGTGGACACCCTGTTCGCCGAGACGGCCGGATGCGTTGTCGTAAGTGTCGAGCATGACAACTGGCCTAAGCTCAAGGAGCTTTGCCAGTTGATGGAAGTGCCTCTGCAGATGCTCGGCAGGGTAGGAGGGGAGCTGATTGTCATCAACGATTGGATCACCTTGCCTCTCAGTCTGGCCAGCGAAATCTACGATCATTCGCTCAGCACCCGGCTGGGTCGGTAG
- a CDS encoding excinuclease ABC subunit C, whose translation MTPDLQEKLDNLPKDPGVYIFRDARAKVIYIGKAKVLRNRVRQYFQKTSDGRPQFEILVSKIADVEVITTKTEYEALILESNLVREHKPRYNVMLKDDKSQPYLRIVNEPFPRIFLTRRPEQDGSRHFGPYGDLRYLKGLLHVLRGMLQIRTCNLPLTEESVARGKFKACLEFHLGRCNAPCIGNESPDAYMQRVRDFSAVMKGSGGDIIARLRADMDEASEDLRFERAAQLRDWLASMENLTRRQTIISPEPINRDIIGLAIQDEDGCLVVMQVRDGRMLGRVHYPVRLPKDTPLPDVLAQALQIYYAQSAVPDELVLPCEPSDAEPFYEWLRSQADARVDVRIPARGERVQMVDLAQRNADLQLQELLRSQTKRERIPASLTELKLRLGLHDPPREIVAFDISTLMGDHQVAGMVVFKNGRPARSEFRRFKIKTVEGPDDFASMREVVSRRFSRLQREKQPMPDLILIDGGKGQLSNAVEALRALGIDNVPIIGLAKKLEEIYRPGDNEPFNLPKTSSALKLLQQVRDEVHRYAITYHRLVRQKESMASELQDIPGIGAARRKLLLMHFRTMQRLADATRDELTAIKGISPQLADKVLEFFHERKSRTVV comes from the coding sequence ATGACGCCGGATCTGCAGGAGAAGTTGGACAATCTGCCCAAGGATCCTGGCGTATACATCTTTCGCGACGCCCGCGCCAAAGTCATTTACATCGGCAAGGCGAAGGTTCTGCGCAACCGCGTGCGGCAGTACTTTCAAAAGACTTCCGACGGGCGGCCGCAGTTTGAGATTCTGGTTTCCAAGATCGCGGATGTCGAGGTCATCACGACCAAAACAGAGTACGAGGCGCTGATACTCGAGAGTAATCTCGTTCGCGAGCACAAGCCGCGTTACAACGTCATGCTCAAAGACGACAAGTCGCAGCCGTACCTGCGCATCGTCAATGAGCCGTTTCCGCGGATCTTTTTAACACGGCGGCCCGAGCAGGATGGCTCGCGCCACTTCGGTCCATACGGCGACTTGCGCTATTTGAAAGGACTTCTGCATGTGCTGCGCGGCATGCTGCAGATTCGCACTTGCAACTTGCCGCTGACAGAAGAATCTGTGGCCCGCGGAAAATTTAAGGCGTGTCTCGAGTTTCATCTGGGGCGATGCAATGCACCCTGCATCGGCAACGAGTCGCCGGATGCATACATGCAGCGTGTACGCGACTTCTCGGCTGTGATGAAAGGGAGCGGCGGTGACATCATCGCCCGTCTCCGCGCCGACATGGACGAAGCCTCCGAGGATTTGCGCTTTGAACGGGCTGCCCAGTTGCGCGATTGGCTCGCCTCCATGGAGAACCTGACCCGGCGGCAGACGATCATCTCTCCCGAGCCGATCAATCGTGACATCATTGGTCTGGCCATTCAGGATGAAGATGGCTGTCTCGTCGTCATGCAAGTACGCGACGGCCGCATGCTGGGCCGAGTTCACTATCCGGTGCGGCTGCCCAAAGACACCCCATTGCCCGACGTGCTTGCCCAGGCCTTGCAGATTTACTACGCCCAATCGGCCGTGCCCGATGAACTGGTCCTGCCGTGCGAGCCGAGCGATGCCGAGCCTTTCTATGAATGGCTGCGCTCACAGGCCGATGCCCGAGTGGACGTGCGCATTCCGGCCCGCGGCGAGCGAGTGCAAATGGTGGACCTTGCGCAGCGCAACGCCGATCTCCAATTGCAGGAGCTCCTGCGGTCGCAGACCAAGCGTGAACGGATTCCGGCCAGTTTGACAGAGTTGAAGCTGCGGCTCGGATTGCATGATCCGCCGCGCGAAATCGTCGCGTTCGATATCTCGACCTTGATGGGCGATCATCAGGTGGCGGGTATGGTGGTTTTCAAGAATGGTCGCCCGGCGCGTTCGGAGTTTCGCCGTTTCAAAATCAAAACGGTTGAAGGTCCTGACGATTTTGCGTCGATGCGCGAAGTCGTGAGTCGGCGGTTTTCCCGTTTGCAGAGAGAGAAACAGCCTATGCCGGACCTGATTCTCATTGACGGTGGCAAAGGCCAACTCTCGAATGCCGTTGAGGCACTGCGCGCCCTCGGGATCGATAACGTACCGATCATCGGTTTGGCCAAGAAGCTCGAAGAGATCTATCGGCCCGGCGACAATGAGCCTTTCAATTTGCCCAAGACGTCGTCCGCGCTCAAGTTGCTGCAGCAGGTGCGCGATGAAGTGCACCGCTACGCCATAACGTATCACCGTCTTGTGCGGCAAAAAGAGTCTATGGCGTCCGAATTGCAGGACATCCCCGGCATCGGCGCGGCGCGGCGGAAGTTATTGCTGATGCACTTCCGCACCATGCAGCGTTTGGCCGACGCGACGCGCGACGAGTTGACGGCCATTAAGGGGATCAGCCCGCAACTGGCTGACAAAGTGCTCGAGTTTTTTCACGAACGAAAATCACGAACGGTAGTATGA
- a CDS encoding VOC family protein: MQGLDHIAVAVPDMEQAIADWQRLTGAKLTHREHVASQHTHVAFLQIGDFRIELLAGDSPDANVSKFVEKRGPGLHHLAIKSLDGQQTLTELAQAGAKLINETLRPGAENTLVGFVHPSSFGGVLVEVVEHPKHG, from the coding sequence ATGCAAGGATTAGATCATATCGCCGTCGCCGTTCCTGACATGGAACAGGCTATCGCCGACTGGCAGCGTTTGACGGGCGCGAAGCTGACGCACCGCGAGCATGTGGCCTCACAGCATACTCATGTCGCGTTTCTGCAGATTGGTGATTTTAGAATTGAACTTCTGGCCGGAGACAGTCCTGACGCCAACGTGAGCAAATTTGTAGAGAAGCGGGGACCAGGTTTGCACCACTTGGCGATCAAATCGCTGGATGGACAGCAGACATTGACTGAATTGGCGCAGGCAGGCGCAAAACTGATCAACGAGACGCTGCGCCCCGGTGCTGAAAACACGCTGGTCGGATTTGTGCATCCGTCGTCATTCGGCGGTGTATTGGTTGAAGTCGTCGAGCATCCCAAGCACGGATAG